The following coding sequences lie in one Trichoderma breve strain T069 chromosome 1, whole genome shotgun sequence genomic window:
- a CDS encoding fungal zn(2)-Cys(6) binuclear cluster domain-containing protein, translating into MTDSAPPKRLACIPCTKAKRKCSKQTPACHRCNDKQIVCRYPAPRIAPPYDLVFSQDGAVSVVPAPSDRNPLPTPPSQIGESQELEQQQQQIHAANTELTRSVAPVSADALQNPWFLSPLSWTIDHKTGPIPSQIYFSDEALTYFIGQLQVWLKQWITEGHCPFIHSQLWRIHLPENVQDAFTSLSAYHSKTPATEKMVLRIIETRVNNLVNEQNPTDVGDFGVVMLDPACHLARTQALLIYKIIRLFDGDIRARAQAEKNIDTLSLWARQLWQSAGLGVASNHKDLVNKPHSNPVDTQLRTDGSPSCTWQAWIFSESVRRTYLTATLTEAVYLTLKQGFAPCPGGIIFSCGAGLWDAPTPFTWLKHYQSNIVNSIRCVEGEHLFSHVKASDVDEFCHATMIVSYGLERFERWCNENI; encoded by the coding sequence ATGACGGATTCCGCCCCGCCGAAGCGATTGGCCTGCATCCCGTGCACAAAGGCAAAGCGCAAGTGCAGCAAGCAGACGCCGGCCTGTCACCGCTGCAACGACAAGCAGATCGTCTGTCGCTATCCCGCTCCACGCATTGCGCCCCCGTACGATCTCGTCTTCTCGCAGGACGGCGCCGTTTCCGTAGTTCCAGCGCCCTCGGACAGGAATCCGCTGCCCACCCCGCCGTCTCAGATTGGGGAGAGTCAGGAActagagcagcagcagcagcagatccaCGCTGCCAATACTGAGCTCACGCGCTCAGTGGCTCCAGTATCGGCAGATGCTCTGCAGAATCCGTGGTTTCTGTCCCCATTATCATGGACCATCGACCACAAGACCGGCCCCATCCCGTCACAAATCTACTTTAGCGATGAGGCTCTCACGTACTTTATCGGCCAGCTTCAGGTGTGGCTGAAGCAATGGATTACCGAAGGCCACTGTCCCTTTATCCATTCTCAGCTGTGGAGAATCCATCTTCCGGAGAACGTTCAGGATGCGTTTACCTCCCTTTCGGCATATCACTCCAAGACGCCCGCGACTGAGAAAATGGTGCTTCGCATCATTGAGACCCGCGTCAACAACCTGGTGAATGAGCAGAATCCCACCGACGTGGGCGACTTTGGCGTCGTCATGCTCGACCCCGCGTGCCATCTCGCAAGGACACAGGCCCTTCTGATATACAAAATCATCCGCCTCTTCGATGGCGACATTCGCGCCCGTGCCCAAGCCGAGAAGAACATTGATACTCTTTCTCTCTGGGCTCGACAGCTATGGCAGAGCGCCGGACTTGGCGTAGCTTCTAACCATAAAGACCTTGTCAACAAGCCACATTCCAACCCAGTCGATACGCAGCTACGGACAGATGGCTCTCCCTCGTGTACATGGCAGGCGTGGATATTTTCCGAGTCTGTTCGGCGTACTTATTTGACCGCGACTCTCACAGAGGCCGTATACTTGACGCTGAAGCAAGGGTTTGCTCCCTGCCCCGGCGGCATCATATTCTCCTGTGGTGCAGGTCTTTGGGATGCGCCGACGCCTTTCACTTGGTTGAAGCATTATCAGTCAAACATCGTCAACTCTATTCGTTGTGTCGAAGGAGAACACTTGTTTTCCCACGTCAAAGCATCAGATGTGGATGAGTTTTGCCACGCTACGATGATTGTATCGTATGGGCTGGAGCGGTTTGAACGGTGGTGCAACGAGAATATATGA